A DNA window from Turicibacter sp. TJ11 contains the following coding sequences:
- the cysK gene encoding cysteine synthase A, whose translation MGYIASHLMDLIGNTPLLSLNNYKSKIGYDAEIIAKLEFFNPAGSVKDRIAYGMIKDAENKNLLTKDSVIVEATSGNTGIGLAFIAASSGYRLILVMPETMSVERRSLLQALGAELVLTEGALGMKGAIAKAEELCKENENAVMLKQFDNPANPTIHRLTTAVEIWDDTDGQVDIFVAGIGTGGTITGVGEVLKEYNPDVKIIAVEPENSPILSKGVAGSHKIQGIGAGFVPTILNQEIIDEIVTVSNEDAIETSRQLAQTEGLLVGVSSGAAVYAASMLAKREENKGKRIVVICPDTGERYLSTGLYGE comes from the coding sequence ATGGGATATATTGCAAGTCATTTAATGGATTTGATTGGGAACACACCGTTGTTGTCATTAAACAATTATAAAAGTAAGATAGGGTATGATGCTGAGATTATAGCTAAACTAGAATTTTTTAATCCAGCAGGTAGCGTTAAAGATCGAATTGCGTACGGCATGATTAAGGATGCAGAAAATAAAAATCTTTTAACAAAGGATTCGGTGATTGTTGAGGCAACGAGCGGAAATACTGGAATTGGGTTAGCCTTTATTGCTGCATCTAGCGGTTATAGATTGATTTTAGTGATGCCGGAGACGATGAGTGTTGAGCGTCGTAGCTTACTTCAAGCTTTAGGAGCAGAACTTGTTTTAACCGAAGGTGCTTTAGGAATGAAAGGTGCCATAGCCAAAGCAGAAGAGTTATGCAAAGAAAATGAAAATGCTGTTATGCTTAAACAATTTGATAATCCAGCTAATCCAACGATTCATCGATTAACAACAGCCGTTGAAATTTGGGATGATACAGATGGTCAAGTGGATATTTTTGTAGCAGGAATCGGAACAGGTGGAACGATTACAGGAGTGGGAGAAGTCTTAAAGGAATATAATCCAGACGTAAAAATCATAGCCGTTGAACCGGAAAATTCACCAATTTTATCAAAAGGTGTAGCGGGATCACATAAAATTCAAGGGATTGGAGCTGGATTTGTTCCAACTATTTTAAATCAAGAAATCATTGATGAAATTGTAACGGTATCGAATGAAGACGCGATTGAAACTTCACGTCAATTAGCACAAACCGAAGGTTTACTCGTTGGTGTTTCTTCAGGAGCTGCTGTTTATGCGGCTAGTATGCTCGCTAAACGTGAAGAAAATAAAGGAAAACGAATTGTTGTTATTTGCCCAGATACAGGTGAAAGATATTTATCAACAGGACTATACGGTGAATAA
- a CDS encoding Hsp20/alpha crystallin family protein yields MSNLIPEDPHSVTPFNFFNLFNQMENLMVNTFQSTLLPMNNTSFTDQGSEYVFTLTLPNLKREHIQLAVENQHLILTVKQVIQTHEEIGQSYQAHSFSQSFNLYDVDADQITAHLNNDTLTIKLPKQEAIVVNHRVINIL; encoded by the coding sequence ATGTCTAATTTAATACCAGAAGATCCTCATTCAGTCACACCTTTTAACTTTTTTAACTTATTTAATCAGATGGAAAACCTCATGGTAAATACCTTTCAATCTACTCTTTTACCGATGAATAATACATCATTTACCGATCAAGGTAGCGAATATGTCTTTACACTGACACTTCCAAATCTTAAACGTGAACACATTCAACTTGCTGTTGAAAATCAACATTTAATTTTAACAGTAAAGCAAGTCATTCAAACTCATGAAGAGATTGGCCAATCTTATCAAGCTCATTCATTTTCACAAAGTTTTAACCTTTACGATGTCGATGCTGATCAAATTACAGCTCATTTAAACAACGATACTTTAACGATCAAACTTCCTAAACAAGAAGCAATTGTTGTTAATCATCGTGTCATTAACATTTTATAA
- a CDS encoding LacI family DNA-binding transcriptional regulator: protein MNIIKIADLAGVSKSTVSRYLNNGYVSEEAREKIKKVIEETGFVPKRQAQAMRLQKTNLIGVIVPKISTETAARVIEGITNELSEVGYEVLIGNTNLSIEKEMDYLKVFKNQVDGIIFMATEVTPKHYELFDQLSIPIVVIAQKVKHYPCIIHDDYHAAKDAIHYLINKGHQSIGFIGVGEYDEAVGIDRKKGYLDALKEHQIQIKEEYIQIGDFSHESAFCLTEKLMNLPHPPTAIFAVTDNLAIGCMEYLNENNYQIPKDVAVMGLGDIKISAYMSPPLTTIHYHFQTMGAKSAKLLTEMIKAGKLSSKNCESNFIFNYRLMERRSV from the coding sequence ATGAATATAATTAAAATTGCAGATTTGGCAGGAGTTTCTAAATCAACCGTCTCTAGATACTTAAATAATGGTTATGTAAGTGAAGAAGCTCGTGAGAAAATAAAAAAAGTCATTGAAGAAACTGGATTTGTTCCAAAGCGTCAAGCTCAAGCCATGCGGCTACAAAAAACTAATTTAATTGGAGTGATTGTTCCTAAAATTAGTACGGAAACAGCTGCACGTGTCATTGAGGGAATTACTAATGAATTAAGCGAAGTAGGATATGAAGTCTTAATTGGGAATACTAACTTATCTATTGAAAAAGAAATGGATTATTTAAAGGTTTTTAAAAATCAAGTCGATGGAATTATCTTTATGGCAACTGAAGTGACGCCGAAACATTACGAATTATTTGATCAATTAAGCATTCCCATTGTTGTGATTGCTCAAAAAGTAAAACACTATCCTTGTATTATTCATGATGATTATCATGCCGCTAAGGATGCCATTCATTATTTAATTAATAAAGGTCATCAATCCATTGGATTTATTGGAGTAGGTGAGTACGATGAGGCAGTCGGAATTGATCGTAAAAAAGGTTATCTAGATGCTTTAAAGGAACATCAAATTCAGATAAAAGAAGAATACATTCAAATTGGTGACTTTAGTCATGAAAGTGCCTTTTGTTTAACTGAAAAGTTAATGAATTTACCACATCCTCCAACGGCTATCTTTGCAGTAACGGATAACTTAGCGATCGGATGTATGGAATATTTAAACGAAAATAACTATCAAATTCCTAAAGATGTAGCAGTCATGGGATTAGGTGATATTAAAATTTCAGCTTATATGTCGCCTCCGTTAACAACGATTCATTATCATTTTCAAACAATGGGAGCTAAAAGTGCTAAGTTATTAACCGAGATGATTAAGGCAGGAAAGTTAAGTTCTAAAAATTGTGAAAGCAATTTTATTTTTAACTATAGACTTATGGAACGGCGTAGTGTATAA
- a CDS encoding sucrose-specific PTS transporter subunit IIBC: MANTNYSEVAKVILEAIGGKDNVASAAHCATRLRLVLNDESKVNKAEIEKMDVVKGVFSTAGQFQIIIGQGTVNRVYAELASLAGIQEMSTADVKDAAMEKLNPFQRFCRMLSNIFVPIIPAIVAAGLLMGILGVVDKIGLGHLTGEWWFMLLDMFSSAAFNFLPILIAISAAKQFKCNPYLAATIGGIMIHPALQNAWTSGTGYETVNVLGLIDMPLLGYQGTVLPILIVIFVMSYIEKYTRKVVPKMLDILLTPLITVLLTGFLALVVIGPIANTVGSAISTFFTYALNNFGIFAGLLLGGSYSSIVITGIHHSFHAVELELIGNTGFNSLLPIWSMANVAQGGAALAVYFLTKNAKTKAIALPSAISCLFGVTEAAIFGVNMKYGRPFIGAAIGGALGGAYIVFSKVVFTAVGVTGLPALAIAKTGTTMNYLIAMAIAVVGAFIATYILGIKED; encoded by the coding sequence ATGGCAAATACGAACTATTCTGAAGTAGCTAAGGTTATTCTTGAAGCCATTGGTGGAAAAGATAATGTGGCTAGTGCTGCACACTGTGCGACACGTTTACGTTTAGTTTTAAACGATGAATCAAAAGTAAATAAAGCTGAAATTGAAAAAATGGACGTTGTTAAAGGTGTGTTCTCAACAGCGGGACAATTCCAAATTATCATTGGACAAGGAACTGTTAATCGCGTTTATGCTGAATTAGCTTCACTTGCTGGAATTCAAGAAATGAGTACAGCTGATGTTAAAGATGCAGCAATGGAAAAATTAAATCCATTCCAACGTTTCTGTCGTATGTTATCGAACATCTTCGTTCCAATTATTCCTGCTATCGTAGCTGCTGGTTTATTAATGGGAATTTTAGGAGTTGTTGATAAAATTGGATTAGGTCACTTAACAGGAGAATGGTGGTTCATGTTATTAGACATGTTCTCATCTGCAGCATTTAACTTCTTACCGATTTTAATTGCGATTTCGGCAGCAAAACAATTCAAATGTAATCCGTACTTAGCAGCAACAATCGGGGGAATCATGATTCACCCTGCTTTACAAAATGCTTGGACATCAGGAACAGGATATGAAACTGTTAATGTATTAGGATTAATTGATATGCCTTTACTTGGATATCAAGGAACAGTTTTACCTATCTTAATTGTCATCTTTGTTATGTCATACATTGAAAAGTACACACGTAAAGTGGTACCAAAAATGTTAGATATTTTATTAACACCTTTAATTACAGTATTATTAACAGGATTTTTAGCATTAGTTGTTATTGGTCCGATTGCAAACACAGTTGGTTCAGCTATTTCGACATTCTTTACTTATGCCTTAAATAACTTTGGTATTTTTGCAGGATTATTATTAGGTGGATCATATTCATCAATCGTTATTACAGGAATTCACCACAGCTTCCATGCGGTTGAATTAGAGTTAATTGGAAACACTGGATTTAACTCATTATTACCAATCTGGTCAATGGCAAATGTGGCACAAGGTGGAGCTGCTTTAGCTGTTTATTTCTTAACTAAAAATGCAAAAACAAAAGCCATTGCTTTACCATCTGCTATTAGCTGTTTATTTGGTGTGACTGAAGCAGCGATTTTCGGAGTTAATATGAAATATGGTCGTCCATTCATCGGAGCTGCTATTGGTGGGGCTTTAGGTGGAGCGTATATCGTATTCTCTAAAGTTGTCTTTACAGCAGTTGGAGTAACAGGACTTCCAGCCTTAGCAATCGCTAAAACAGGAACAACGATGAATTATTTAATCGCAATGGCAATTGCAGTTGTTGGAGCATTCATTGCTACATATATTCTTGGAATTAAAGAAGACTAA